TTGACCTACTACGGAATTCCTTTAGCACTGAAAGCTATCAACCAACAATGGGGAACTGGTCTCAATATCAATGCGATTCCAGCAGCGCTTTTTGCGATTGTGGCCTTTGCTTTTAATGAGGCGGCTTATGCAAGTGAAACGATTCGTGCGGCCATCCTTTCTGTTAATCCAGGTGAAATTGAGGCGGCACGCAGTTTGGGTATGACGCGAGCGCAAGTTTATCGTCGCGTGATTATTCCAAATGCGGCGGTAGTTGCGACACCGACTTTGATTAACTCCCTTATCGGTTTGACCAAGGGAACTTCTCTAGCCTTTAGTGCAGGTGTTGTGGAGGTCTTTGCCCAAGCTCAGATTTTAGGTGGAGCTGATTATCGCTATTTTGAGCGCTTCATCTCCGTTGCCCTTGTTTATTGGGTAGTCAATATCGGAATTGAAAGCCTCGGCCGTTTCATCGAGAGAAAAATGGCTATCTCAGCGCCGGATACAGTGTCTACAGATGTGAAAGGAGACCTTCGTTAATGATTAAGATTTCGAATTTAAGCAAATCCTTTTCAGGACAGACAGTCTTGAATCATCTGAACTTGGATATTCAAAAAGGTGAGGTAGTGGCTTTGATTGGTTCATCTGGAGCTGGGAAATCAACCTTTCTTCGTAGTTTGAATTACCTTGAAACTCCAGATAGTGGAACGATTCAGATTGACAATTTTAAAGTTGATTTTTCTCAGATTAGCCAAGAAGAGATCCTAACCCTTCGTCGCAAGTTATCTATGGTTTTCCAACAGTTTAATTTGTTTGAACGCCGAACTGCTCTTGACAATGTCAAGGAAGGTTTGATTGTCGTTAAAAAATTATCGGACGAGGAAGCAACAAAAATCGCTAAGGAAGAGTTGGCCAAGGTTGGTCTTTCTGATCGTGAAAACCATTATCCTCGCCATTTATCAGGTGGACAAAAGCAACGGGTTGCCCTCGCGCGTGCGCTTGCTATGAAACCAGATGTTTTGCTCTTGGACGAACCCACTTCAGCCCTCGACCCAGAGTTGGTCGGAGAAGTAGAAAAGTCTATTGCAGATGCTGCCAAGTCAGGTCAGACCATGATTTTGGTCAGTCACGATATGTCTTTTGTAGCCCAAGTGGCAGACAAGGTTTTATTCCTAGATAAAGGGAAAATCATCGAGTCTGGCACACCGGATGAAATCATCAATCATCCGAAAGAAGAACGGACAAAA
This genomic stretch from Streptococcus sp. 1643 harbors:
- a CDS encoding amino acid ABC transporter permease, coding for MTVTTFLASDWYQSLMQLIPDGKLFSLRSVFDGIPRIVQQLPTTLMLTLGGALFGLLLALIFAIVKINRVKILYPLQAFFVSFLKGTPILVQLMLTYYGIPLALKAINQQWGTGLNINAIPAALFAIVAFAFNEAAYASETIRAAILSVNPGEIEAARSLGMTRAQVYRRVIIPNAAVVATPTLINSLIGLTKGTSLAFSAGVVEVFAQAQILGGADYRYFERFISVALVYWVVNIGIESLGRFIERKMAISAPDTVSTDVKGDLR
- a CDS encoding amino acid ABC transporter ATP-binding protein, producing MIKISNLSKSFSGQTVLNHLNLDIQKGEVVALIGSSGAGKSTFLRSLNYLETPDSGTIQIDNFKVDFSQISQEEILTLRRKLSMVFQQFNLFERRTALDNVKEGLIVVKKLSDEEATKIAKEELAKVGLSDRENHYPRHLSGGQKQRVALARALAMKPDVLLLDEPTSALDPELVGEVEKSIADAAKSGQTMILVSHDMSFVAQVADKVLFLDKGKIIESGTPDEIINHPKEERTKEFFASYKRTYI